One stretch of Rhizoctonia solani chromosome 8, complete sequence DNA includes these proteins:
- a CDS encoding CHAT domain protein: MSNHPGVFILSVEDKSRVQETLSVNECPGISIDPIQVSSEALSRNVDILEHSADYYLRNPCLATLRTKSSLSLCLKTFEGGESSEPGDHGSVKYLASCVAELDRCFQLSGDVQELKKAIEYTIHSMKSLSENDPLLPYFLNKLGEYYCSRFDHFGQIEEVNQGLDYLSKALELESNHPKDTSFALVGLGMTYAKRFEYCRKLEDINKSIELQTRVFSNTSYSHPDLPYWLGELGNYLAERFFELGDPEDIRKAIDYQSEGLKLTTGDDTNAYLLNSLGRSYIYRFNRTGNNKDINTAIKLLEESLTKTSTGHSDRASWLSNLGRAYNSRLSVSDNLEGIEKSVGLNSKALDVTPAGRSNIPDSLGTLAALYRNRFKITNQTVDIDKVIEYWSRALELIPVDFTDKHMYLFYLAESYDTRFQHLHNAEDIKKAIQYQTRGLELTPEGHSNVPLYLTNLGGIISSAAAYDATCELEIIKRAIDYHSRAITLLPLNHIETPSVLCRLGAMYQKRYKITSVTADIDQAIEHLSDALVLCPKEGTNHRRAHIHGTLGNAYSLRFEELLDFDDLDSATEHMSHGVALIPASHGLAAELLNALGQLHLSQFRPYPPRELRWPHLHLAIECFRKSSHCPAGSPSARFAAACKWARLSVRYSLDDSLEAYQVAMDIIPRVIWLGATIEERHSEIPSVDEIALEAAAEAIRLSEYARALEWLEQGRSIVWTQRSQLQAPINTLSSAHPKLAEELMSISKELEVVSSRVSPNQSGLAVDTSLEQTYQRHHWLADRYEHIMAEIRSLPGFEDFLRPAKASQLVRAAQEGPIILVNISVFRCDALAIIPGSDKIKHIPLPELEDGELYHARTKLERALDQQDIRERGLFHLRRPFKDPDEPAIRCEFEEILELLWERIAYPVLSTLELLKSSEGDPPHLTWCTTGLLSMLPLHACGYYTRKDKNSLTRIFDHVVSSYTPTLGALLLANRQASDSSVCPSIVAIGQKDTPGQSSLPQTVAELKCIQARVSLQKTAKFMQIINEHSTREAVLEAMETNDWVHLACHAHQDNTNANESGFFLHDGLLSIGTIRQRSFKDKGLAFLSACQTAKGDKEIADESVHIAAAMLMAGYRSVIATMWSIRDGDAPLIADKVYEYLSIDGNMDHRRSARALHTALEHLRQEVGETAFECWVPFVHIGA, from the exons ATGAGTAACCACCCTGGAGTATTCATCTTGTCTGTTGAGGACAAAAGTCGTGTACAAGAAACCTTGAG TGTCAACGAATGCCCTGGTATATCCATTGATCCTATTCAAGTCTC GAGTGAAGCTTTGTCCCGAAACGTTGATATTTTGGAACATAGTGCTGATTACTATTTGAGGAACCCATGCCTCGCCACTCTTCGGACAAAGTCTTCACTAAGCTTATGTTTAAAAACTTTTGAAGGTGGAGAAAGTAGTGAGCCTGGTGATCATGGATCGGTAAAATACCTGGCTTCGTGTGTGGCCGAATTGGATCGTTGCTTTCAGCTCTCTGGGGACGTTCAGGAACTCAAAAAAGCGATCGAGTACACCATTCACTCAATGAAATCTCTTTCAGAAAATGACCCTCTCCTGCCTTACTTCTTGAATAAATTAGGAGAGTACTATTGCAGTCGCTTCGATCACTTCGGGCAGATCGAAGAAGTCAATCAAGGACTTGATTATCTATCTAAGGCGCTGGAATTGGAATCTAATCATCCTAAGGATACCTCATTCGCACTAGTCGGTCTTGGAATGACATATGCGAAAAGGTTCGAGTATTGCCGTAAACTAGAAGACATCAATAAATCGATCGAATTGCAAACCCGCGTATTCTCAAATACCTCCTATAGTCATCCGGACCTCCCTTATTGGTTGGGTGAACTCGGAAATTATTTGGCAGAGCGTTTCTTCGAATTAGGAGACCCGGAAGATATCCGCAAGGCGATCGACTATCAAAGCGAGGGGTTGAAACTCACGACCGGAGACGACACCAACGCATATCTCCTCAACAGCCTAGGGCGCTCATATATTTATCGGTTTAACCGCACAGGCAATAATAAAGATATAAATACGGCGATTAAGCTTCTTGAAGAGTCTTTGACGAAGACATCCACTGGACATTCAGATAGGGCATCTTGGTTGAGCAACTTGGGCAGAGCATATAATAGCCGATTATCTGTATCCGATAATTTGGAAGGCATTGAAAAGTCAGTCGGTCTCAACTCAAAAGCACTAGATGTTACACCCGCTGGGCgctccaatattccagattCTCTCGGGACTCTAGCGGCCTTGTACCGAAATAGGTTTAAGATCACCAACCAAACGGTAGACATTGATAAAGTTATTGAATATTGGAGTCGTGCATTGGAACTTATACCAGTAGATTTCACAGACAAACACATGTACTTGTTTTATCTCGCTGAATCTTACGACACTCGATTTCAACATCTACACAACGCGGAGGATATCAAAAAGGCAATTCAATACCAAACTCGGGGCCTGGAACTTACTCCAGAAGGCCACTCGAACGTCCCACTGTATCTTACCAATCTCGGAGGCATCATAAGCAGCGCTGCTGCTTATGATGCAACATGCGAGCTGGAGATTATTAAACGAGCCATTGATTATCATTCTCGAGCAATTACTTTGCTTCCCCTCAATCACATCGAAACTCCATCCGTGCTGTGTAGACTTGGAGCTATGTATCAGAAACGTTACAAGATCACCAGTGTTACAGCCGATATTGATCAAGCCATTGAGCACCTCTCTGATGCCCTGGTGTTGTGTCCAAAAGAAGGGACCAATCATCGTCGGGCTCATATACATGGCACTCTCGGAAATGCCTATAGTCTTCGTTTTGAAGAGTTGCTTGATTTCGACGACTTGGACTCCGCAACTGAGCATATGAGCCACGGGGTTGCATTAATCCCGGCGAGTCATGGACTGGCCGCTGAGCTCTTAAACGCCCTTGGGCAGTTGCATCTCTCTCAATTCCGCCCATACCCTCCCCGGGAACTACGCTGGCCCCATTTACACCTTGCAATAGAGTGTTTTCGAAAATCCTCTCACTGTCCTGCAGGTTCCCCAAGCGCAAGATTTGCAGCGGCCTGCAAGTGGGCACGATTGTCCGTACGTTATTCCCTCGATGACTCACTGGAGGCTTACCAGGTGGCCATGGATATTATACCACGCGTCATATGGCTGGGTGCAACAATTGAAGAAAGGCATAGTGAGATACCTAGCGTCGATGAGATAGCCCTAGAGGCAGCTGCAGAAGCAATAAGACTGAGCGAGTATGCTCGTGCCCTCGAATGGCTGGAGCAAGGGCGTTCTATAGTTTGGACCCAAAGGTCCCAGCTTCAAGCACCTATAAATACCCTAAGCTCGGCCCATCCAAAGCTTGCTGAGGAGTTAATGTCCATTTCCAAAGAGCTGGAGGTGGTAAGCTCAAGAGTTTCTCCAAATCAATCTGGCCTAGCCGTAGATACTTCACTGGAACAAACATACCAAAGACACCATTGGTTGGCAGATAGATACGAACATATAATGGCTGAGATTCGTTCTCTACCTGGATTCGAGGATTTTCTCCGCCCCGCAAAGGCATCTCAACTCGTTCGGGCCGCGCAGGAAGGGCCTATCATTTTAGTAAATATCTCTGTTTTTAGGTGCGACGCTCTAGCAATTATTCCAGGCAGCGATAAAATTAAACACATCCCATTACCCGAACTGGAAGATGGTGAGCTTTACCACGCTAGGACAAAGTTAGAGAGAGCGTTAGATCAACAAGATATCCGGGAGCGAGGCCTGTTTCATCTCCGACGGCCCTTCAAAGACCCCGACGAACCTGCTATTCGCTGTGAGTTCGAGGAGATTTTGGAGCTTCTTTGGGAGCGTATAGCATACCCAGTTCTTAGCACACTTGAACTTCTG AAGTCTTCAGAGGGTGATCCTCCTCATCTAACCTGGTGTACTACCGGTCTGCTATCTATGCTCCCACTTCATGCATGTGGTTATTACACTCGAAAAGACAAAAATTCACTCACCAGAATCTTCGACCATGTAGTCTCCTCGTATACACCTACCCTCGGCGCACTACTTCTGGCAAACAGGCAAGCGTCCGATTCTAGTGTTTGTCCAAGCATAGTGGCTATCGGCCAGAAGGATACTCCGGGACAGAGCTCCCTGCCTCAAACCGTAGCCGAGCTCAAATGCATACAGGCACGTGTCTCATTGCAAAAGACAGCAAAATTCATGCAGATTATCAACGAACATTCAACACGGGAGGCCGTGTTAGAGGCTATGGAAACCAACGACTGGGTCCATCTAGCCTGTCATGCTCATCAAGATAATACCAACGCAAACGAAAGTGGCTTTTTTCTTCACGACGGCCTACTGAGCATCGGGACTATACGACAACGATCCTTCAAGGACAAAGGACTTGCGTTTCTATCAGCTTGTCAAACCGCAAAAGGAGACAAAGAAATAGCAGACGAATCCGTCCATATAGCTGCAGCTATGTTAATGGCGGGGTACCGTAGCGTTATTGCGACTATGTGGTCCATCCGGGATGGAGATGCGCCTCTAATAGCTGACAAAGTCTACGAGTATCTCTCTATAGACGGGAATATGGATCATAGGAGATCAGCGCGGGCGCTTCATACCGCTCTGGAACACTTGAGACAGGAGGTTGGGGAGACGGCTTTTGAGTGTTGGGTCCCATTTGTTCATATTGGTGCCTAG
- a CDS encoding AP-3 complex subunit delta-1, producing the protein MWERTLSDLIRGLRANKGDESQFIAKAVDEIRTEVKSKDMDLKAAAVLKLVYLEMLGYPMRWASFYVVEVMSSPKFHLKAVGYLAAVQSFTADTDVLMLTTNLLKKDLSNAMAPTLPMVLNGFSHLTTPDLSRDLASDVFALLTHSKPSVRKSAVVSLFKLLTTYPDALHIGVERLKERLGDDDPGVISATVNVLCELARRSPTDYLILAPQLFHLLTTASNNWMLIKIVKLFGFLAPHEPRLAKKLSGPLSDLIENTPAISLLYECVHTVIVGGMLQGSMARACSGKLAVFLGDSDQNLKYIALLAMAKIAPTHAHLVAEHQDVIFSSIEDSDMSIRMRALELLTAMANRHNIQSIVQQLLDHLIKPPAQPTQSASSALRATLTPGSTTTPAATPAVTAPSRSQTEAYRLVVARRIIHMISRDAYSAVPDFEWALSVLIDLTYVICGSSSPGDPPSRSSTFPPQYASNPKSASAIDSEISFLFKDIAVRVRAVRPSAAALSAKCIADEQFWALGAWEVVGAAVWICGEYASDLDSPLTTLLDLLQPASLALPNALSIQSALKVFGYWAASRAERWNDGASAEVLREVERTSESLRAFVAIGDPEVQERAANALQLFRFIQADVSGFEARRGEAATREPQEPSESEPAQSEPGSTLPEAVSTEPNYPKSMYLLQPLRLSFELNYVAPHAQSAVPIPDGLNLDAWIVPPPKVKYLEEDEQPKKVKKKGKGKEKEKERDPTKKRKSKKAEEINETPEEKAAREKARAERLERQKDDPYYISDKKLTTDDLPRASFSSAYMYHHLTRPPGGHGSRFVGFKPRSVASQVAVVDVAGEMPTPRSGLGTPLSGPAGSTSPVPSPRPTAPIISSFPQYEVEDEPRATTPAPEPIKVTKVKKKKAKAKPVV; encoded by the exons ATGTGGGAGCGCACGCTATCAGATCTGATCCGTGGCCTTCGCGCCAACAAGGGCGATGAGTCACAATTTATTGCCAAAGCAGTAGACGAGATTCGAACCGAAGTCAAGAGCAAGGATATGGATCTTAAAGCTGCTGCGGTGTTAAAGCTTGTTTAT TTGGAAATGCTTGGGTACCCGATGCGCTGGGCCTCATTCTATGTCGTGGAGGTTATGTCGAGCCCGAAATTTCACTTAAAGGCTGTCGGATATCTCGCTGCAGTCCAATCTTTTACTGCGGACACGGATGTATTGATGCTTACTACGaacctactgaaaaaa GACCTCTCGAATGCAATGGCTCCTACCCTTCCTATGGTCTTGAACGGATTCTCGCATCTCACCACTCCCGACCTATCGCGAGACCTGGCTTCCGATGTATTTGCTCTTCTCACCCATTCGAAACCCAGCGTACGCAAGAGTGCCGTTGTCTCGCTCTTCAAGCTCCTAACCACATACCCTGACGCACTTCACATTGGCGTAGAACGGCTTAAAGAGCGTTTAGGGGATGATGATCCTG GTGTGATTTCTGCCACGGTCAATGTTTTATGCGAACTTGCTAGGCGGTCTCCCACAGATTACTTGATATTGGCACCGCAGCTGTTCCATTTGCTCACTACTGCGTCAAATAATTGGATGCTGATTAAGATTGTGAAGCTG TTCGGATTCCTTGCGCCTCATGAGCCCCGGCTTGCCAAGAAGCTCTCAGGGccactttctgatttaattgAAAACACTCCTGCAATTTCACTCCTCTATGAATGTGTGCATACAGTAATCGTTGGTGGTATGCTGCAAGGTAGCATGGCAAGGGCATGCAGTGGCAAGTTAGCAGTATTCTTGGGTGATTCAGATCAAAACT TGAAGTATATTGCGCTCCTTGCGATGGCCAAAATCGCCCCTACGCACGCCCATCTTGTTGCCGAACACCAGGATGTCATTTTCTCTAGCATTGAAGATTCCGATATGAGCATTCGTATGAGAGCGCTCGAATTACTCACCGCTATG GCAAACCGCCATAATATTCAATCCATCGTTCAGCAACTCCTTGATCACTTGATCAAGCCACCGGCTCAGCCTACCCAGTCGGCCTCTTCCGCCCTCCGTGCAACATTAACTCCTGGTTCTACAACTACTCCAGCGGCCACACCGGCCGTGACTGCACCTTCCAGATCTCAAACAGAAGCCTATCGCTTGGTTGTCGCGCGTCGAATTATTCATATGATAAGTCGAGATGCGTATTCGGCCGTTCCAGATTTTGAGTGGGCGCTTTCGGTTCTGATCGACCTTACATACGTAATCTGTGGCTCTTCGTCACCCGGCGATCCTCCTTCTCGATCATCCACGTTTCCTCCTCAATACGCCTCAAACCCTAAATCAGCCTCCGCGATCGACTCGGAAATATCGTTTCTATTCAAAGATATAGCTGTGCGTGTCCGTGCCGTTCGTCCAAGTGCTGCGGCATTGTCTGCCAAATGTATTGCGGATGAACAATTTTGGGCGTTGGGTGCTTGGGAGGTCGTGGGAGCTGCTGTATGGATATGTGGAGAGTATGCCTC TGATCTCGACTCGCCACTGACAACCCTTCTTGACCTCCTCCAACCTGCTTCATTAGCTCTTCCGAATGCTCTCTCTATTCAAAGTGCGCTCAAGGTGTTTGGATACTGGGCCGCCTCGCGAGCAGAGCGGTGGAATGATGGGGCCAGTGCTGAGGTTCTGAGAGAGGTAGAACGAACTTCGGAAAGTTTGAGAGCGTTTGTGGCAATTGGTGACCCGGAGGTCCAAGAGAGG GCGGCAAATGCACTGCAACTATTCAGATTTATTCAGGCCGATGTTTCTGGGTTCGAGGCGAGGCGAGGCGAAGCTGCTACGCGCGAGCCCCAAGAACCGTCCGAGTCTGAACCGGCACAATCTGAGCCTGGCAGTACACTTCCTGAAGCTGTCTCGA CCGAACCAAATTATCCCAAGAGCATGTACCTCCTCCAGCCTCTTCGACTTTCCTTCGAACTCAATTATGTCGCTCCGCATGCTCAGAGTGCTGTACCGATTCCTGATGGCTTAAACCTCGACGCTTGGATAGTTCCTCCGCCAAAGGTCAAATATTTAGAAGAAGACGAACAACCTAAAAAGGTCAAAAAGAAAGGCAAGGGAAAGGAGAAAGAGAAGGAGCGGGATCCAACCAAGAAGAGAAAGAGTAAAAAGGCCGAGGAGATCAACGAGACGCCTGAAGAGAAGGCCGCAAGAGAAAAG GCCCGCGCTGAACGATTGGAAAGGCAAAAAGATGATCCCTATTATATTTCGGACAAGAAACTTACAACTGATGAT TTACCGAGGGCAAGTTTCTCCTCTGCCTATATGTATCATCATCTGACCAGGCCCCCAGGAGGGCATGGTTCAAGATTTGTCGGATTTAAGCCTCGAAGTGTTGCCTCCCAGGTGGCCGTTGTTGATGTCGCAGGCGAGATGCCAACTCCTCGATCCGGTCTCGGTACCCCTCTTTCAGGGCCTGCAGGCTCTACGTCTCCTGTGCCCTCGCCCCGTCCTACCGCGCCTATTATTTCGTCATTCCCTCAGTATGAAGTTGAAGATGAACCTAGGGCAACGACACCTGCTCCTGAGCCGATAAAAGTTACCAAGGTCAAAAAGAAGAAG GCAAAGGCTAAACCAGTTGTTTGA